The nucleotide sequence AATATTAATGATTGAAATGATGAAATAATGCAATAAATACGAATCCTAAAGGAACGATGATAGAAAACCATAAACCGAAGTTTTTCATCCCTTTTGTATATTTATTATTCGCTCCTACTGATTGAAAAGAAGAGCTAAATCCGTGTTGTAAGTGTAAAGACAACAAAATGAATGACAAACTGTATAAACCAGTACGTACTGGGTTTACAAATTTCTCTGCCAATTCATGGAAATAACGTGTTTCATCAGCTGGGTTAAACTCTACATACTTATAAATCATCTCTGGAAACCAGAAATCATAAAAGTGTAAAGCTAAGAAAGCCAAAATTACTGAACCTGAAATAATCATGTTACGAGATGCCCAAGACGCATTGGCAGCTCCATTGTAACTTGCGTAGTTTACAGGTCTTGCTTTTCTGTTTTGCAAATCCAAAGTGAATCCCATGATGAAGTGAAAAATCACCCCAACAATAAGAATTGGTTGAATTACAAATTGAATCAAAGGATTAGTTCCCATGAAATGAGAAATCGCATTGAACAAATCGGCACTAATTACCGAAGTCATATTGATTAAAAAATGCTGTGCTAGAAACAACATCAAAAAAAGTCCTGAAAGTGCCATAGCTACTTTTTTTGCTATTGACGATTTCAATAATCCAGATTTTGCCATAATATTTTAGAATATAATTTAAAAAGTACACAAAAATAGCGTAATTAGGCTCGAACTACAACCTTTTCATTCTTATTTATAATCATTTTAAAGTGATTGATTTCAAAAAAAGAAAAAGGAAGAAAACAAGATGCAAATAAATGATTTTCAGAATGTTAATTTTATAAAATCTGAAAAAACAGAAAATAATTCAGATTAAATTCATTTAGAAATTATTACCAAAAAAGCATTAAAATTATTAAAATCATAATTAAAACGACCTAAATTTTCAATTTCATAAACACACAAAACCAAACGATTTTGTGTATAAAAATAAATTGTTAACTCAAGGTTTCTTTTTTAGTCTTTCTGTTATAAAAATCTAGTTTTCTTTCGGACCTACATTTACAATCAGATTGTTTAAATTTGTTTTCTAATCCATAATAAAATGAAGTACGCCCCAATAAGCTCAAATCTATTCATAAAAAACCGTAAGAAGTTTACCACTCAAATGAAACCGAGTAGTGTTGCTATCTTCAATTCGAATGATATCTATCCCGTAAGTGCCGATAGCACCTTGCCTTTTGCACAACATCGTGATATTTTTTACCTAAGTGGCATCGACCAAGAAGAAAGCATTTTGTTGTTATTTCCAGATGCTCCCTATGCACACCAAAAAGAAATGCTATTCCTAAAAGAAACTAACGAGCATATTGCCATTTGGGAAGGAGCAAAACTCACCAAAGAACAAGCTTTTGACGTTTCCGGTATCAAAACCATTCATTGGCTGACAGATTTTGAAAAAGTTTTAGCAGAATTAATGTCGTATTCTGAAACGATTTACATCAATACCAATGAACATTATCGTGCTACCATTGAAACCGAAACCCGCGAAGCCCGTTTTGTAAAATGGTGGAAAGAAAAATATCCCGCTCATATTGTAGCTAAAAGTAATCCTATTTTGCAACGCCTTCGTTCTGTAAAAGAACAAGAGGAAATCGACTTAATCCAACAAGCCTGCAATATTACCGAAAAAGGTTTCCGTCGTATCTTGCCATTTGTAAAACCAAACGTTATGGAGTACGAAATCGAAGCTGAATTTATTCACGAATTTATTCGCAATCGTTCCAAAGGTTTTGCCTACACCCCTATCATCGCATCAGGAAACAGCGCCAATGTGTTGCATTATATCGAAAACAACAAAGCTTGTAAAGCTGACGAATTGATTTTGATGGATGTCGCTGCTGAATATGCGAACTATTCTAGTGACTTAACCCGAACTATCCCCGTTTCAGGACGTTATTCTGACCGACAAAAAGCGGTTTACAATGCCGTATTGAGAGTCAAAAACGAAGCTACCAAGATGCTCAAACCAGGTGTGCTTTGGAAAGAATACTCTGCCGAAGTAGGCAAAATCATGACCTCAGAATTACTCGGTTTAGGATTACTCGACAAAGCTGATGTTCAAAATGAAAACCCAGAATGGCCCGCTTACAAAAAATACTTCATGCACGGCACCTCACACCACATGGGACTCGATACTCACGATTACGGGATTCTAACCGAGCCAATGCAAGCCAATATGGTCTTTACGGTCGAGCCTGGTATTTATATCCCCAAAGAAGGTTTCGGAATACGAATTGAAGACAATGTGGTCATTCAAGAAAAAGGAGAACCATTCAACCTGATGCAAAACATCCCAATAGAAGTAGAGGAGATTGAGACTTTGATGAACACATAGTGTATTAGCCCTCGGATGTTACGGATTTAACTGATCTCACACGGATAAGCTATGATGTTTTCCGATAATCGACTTAAAAAATATCTGCGAAAATCTGCCAAATCTGCGTGAAAAAGTTAGCACGCAGATTCGGCAGATTTATGCAGATTAAATTTAGATTTCAACAAAAAAAATTCTGTGACCATCTGTTAAATCCGTAACATCCGAGGGCTATATCATTTCTTCTTGATAGTTTGTTTTTGGACGCATTCCACCGCGGCGGGACGGCTATACGCTATATCTTTTATCACTTTCGCGAAATCGTTACTCCTGAAATTTGGTGCATTTTTTGTAACTTTAGCTTTCAAAAAAAAGAATCATAAAATACAACCATAAGATGACAGCACACGAAATAGATTACCAAATATTTGGAGAAGAAATGCAATATGTCGAAATCGAACTCGACCCACAAGAAATCGTCATTGCCGAGGCAGGAAGCTTCATGATGATGGACAACAACATCCAGATGCAAACCATTTTTGGCGACGGATCCGACCAGCAATCAGGGATTTTTGGTAAATTATTGTCCGCTGGAAAGCGTGTCTTAACAGGCGAAAGTCTGTTTATGACTGCCTTTATCAACCAAAATTTCGGCAAAGCCAAAGTGTCTTTTGCTTCACCATATCCAGGTAAAATCCTCCCGATTGATTTAACGCAATTTGGCGGGAAATTCATTTGTCAAAAAAGTTCGTTTTTATGTGCTGCCAAAGGTGTTGCCGTAGGAATTGAATTTTCAAAGAAACTCGGTCGCGGCCTTTTTGGTGGTGAAGGTTTCATCATGCAAAAAATTGAAGGCGATGGAATGGCATTTGTACATTCTGGAGGAACCATGGCCAAAAAAGAGTTAGGGCCAGGCGAAATCCTAAAAGTGGATACGGGTTGCATCATCGGTTTTACCCAAGATGTGGATTACGATATTGAATTCATTGGAGGGATTCGAAACTCGGTTTTTGGAGGTGAAGGTTTGTTTTACGCCACCCTTCGTGGTCCCGGAACGGTATATATACAATCACTCCCTTTCAGCCGACTAGCCGATAGAATCATCGCCTCTGCTCCAAAAGCTGGTGGAGAAAGCCGAGGCGAAGGTAGTTTACTTGGCGGATTAGGAAATTTATTGGATGGGGATAATCGGTTTTAAAATTTTACATTTTCTTTGACATAGGAAAGGGCACAATCTTTTTCCTCATGAGTCCCTTGTTTTCAAAATGACGAGATATTTCCATAGTTTTTTCGATAAAATCGTTAGTTCCATCTTCTCTTTGATAGTAGAAAATTTTTATGGAAATACATCTTTCGTTTTCAAAAATTTCTTTTAACATTGTCCTATCTGACAATCCACATGAATGACCAAAAATATATACTTGAAAATCATCTGAGTCCAAAAACCTTATTAAATTATGATAATTTTGAGTATTGAAATACCCAAAAGACTTTATGTGCCTAAAAAGAATATTATTTTTTTCTTCTTCGAAGTTTTTATAATGAATATTAAACTCATCCCCAAAACCAAAAATTAGCGGATTATAACTATTGTTTAATTCTCCATGAATATAATTCAAGTTTGTAGTAATTCTTCGAGAACATTTTTGGAAATAACTATCCAATGTATTTGTGTAATTAAAATTTAAAAAAAGTAATTCTTTTGGTTCAACATCTGTTTCCATTTTCTTTAATACTACATCCTCTTTTTTAATAAGACCACAAAATTGATTCTGGTACTCTGATTTAGTAATAAAGCTTTTTTCAGTTTCTACTTTCTTTAAATATTTTTCTAATAATGCTCTTAAATAATCAAACTCATCATTTAAATCATTTACTCTTTTATACTCAAATTCGCCATTTCCATATCTTAATTCTAATAGACTATCAAAATATTCACTTTCAATATCTACCCAATTAATTTTATCAAATTTATTTTGTAATCTTTTCAAAAATAGACTTTTATAACTCATCCGAACATAATCAGCATATCTTTTAAGCCAATTATTGACTTCAATAATTGAATTAAGATTAGGTTTTTCTTTGAACGGATAAGAATTATTAGATTTAATAGAGATTAATTTATCCTCATAAACTCTATCGGTTAAAAATATATTGACTTTTTCTACAATATAATCATCAATGAAATCTTTATACGAAGTAGGCAATCCATGCGCTAAATCAAATCCGTTTCCAATAATTACCAGTCTGTTCATCTGTAAAAATCCTTTTCTCAAATATACTGACTTTTAGTACAAATAGGAATTACAATAAGTATGTAAATGAAATTTTTATCAACAAGTTGGAAAACTGAAATAGGAGAAATAAACGAAATTCGTAGCCCCGATTGCAGCGGCATCCTTTTATGTTTTTTTTCAAAACATAAAAGATATAGCGGAAAGCGGGAGGAATCGTGAATAATACTAAAATCGTATGCTCCTAAAAAAATAAAAAAATCCTATTTTTGCGTATGTACGGGCAAATACGGACAAATACGGCAAGTACGGGCAAGTACGGACAAGTCGCGACTTGTCCCTACGGCCCTACGGCCCTACGGCCCTACCAATTATCATAATACAATGCTTTTGAAAAACATTCTACATAAAAATACCAATATTGCTTTTTCGGATTCTGGAAAAGGCACGGCTATCGTTTTGCTTCATGGCTTTTTAGAAAATCAAAAAATGTGGGACGCATTTGTACCTGAATTTTCCAAAAAACACCGTGTGATTACTATTGATTTACTAGGGCATGGTGAAACGGAATGTATGGGCTATGTACACTCGATGGAGAACAATGCTGAGGCGGTGCATGCGGTGCTGACGCATTTACGCATTCGTAAGGCTATTTTTGCGGGGCATTCTATGGGCGGTTATGTGGCTTTGGCTTTTGCCGAATTGTTTCCTGAGATGATGAAGGGATTGGTGTTGCTCAACTCCACATCCAGAGCTGATAGCGAGGAACGAAAATTGAATCGGGACCGCGCCATCAAAGCGGTAAAACAAAGTTATGTGAACTTCATCCGAATGTCGATTGCTAATTTGTTTAGCGAAGATAACAGAGAACGCCTTGACACTGAAATTGAAAACGTCAAAAAAGAAGCTTTGAAAACGCCTCTACAAGGAATTGTGGCCTCACTCGAAGGCATGAAAATACGCATTGACCGAGAGGTGCTTTTACATTTAACGCCTTATCCTAAAATGTTGATTTTGGGCGAAAAAGATCCTGTTTTAAACTACAACGAATCGCTAGAACAAATCGAGGATACAGATGTAAAATTAGTCAGTTTTCCTGATGGACATATGAGTCATATTGAAAATCAGGATGAGTTGATTGCAGTTTTGTTGGGGTTCTTTAAGACTGTTTAGAATTTCATATTTTTTTTGGAACGCAGATTGGAGAAATTAAAAAAATTAAAGAAATCTTCTTTGTGTGCTTTGCGAAGACTTTGCTCTCTTTGCGGTTAAATGGGACACGGATTAAACGGATTTAACTGACTCTCTTTGTGTTTGGATTGTCTATAGCCGCTGATTGTAACGGATTCGATTGTGCTCTTGCGAATTGGGTCTGTACTTCAATTAATGATTTTGCCTTTGCAACTTAGCGCCTTTGCGGTTAAAACAGGAACACAGATTCGAGAAATTAAAGAAATTTAGAAAATTTTCTCTATGAACTCTACGAAACCTTTGTTCTCTTTGCTCTCTTTGCAGTTAAAAAACTTAGTGCCCCTTGTGCCTTCTTTGTGCCCTTTGTGTTTAAATCATTCTAAACTTTCTCGTTAAAAAGAACCGTCTCATCCAAAATTTCACCCAATAACAACACAATTTGCCCCAAGAAATCATCCATTACATTGTTGTCAATTGTATAATTGACTTCTTTTCCTTCTTTGAAATTAAAAGGCAAAAAGCCTGATTTTAAGTTTTTGAACGAAATAATTCCTGCTTCGATGGGTTTGTCTCCTGCTTCTTTTTCATACATATAGGCGTAGGCTAAAACCTGAATAATTTTGTCGTATTTGATATCGTCAATTAACCCTTTCCATGATTTTAGCGTCACACTTGATTTTTCGACTTTACCTGTTTTGTAATCAATAATTCGAATGGTTCCGTTGCGTTCTTCGATTCTATCGACATTTCCTTTAATAAGTACTGGGAATGGTAACAATGGATGTGTTAATTCACGTTGAAAGGTAGTTTCGAGTGCGATAATCTTAATGGCATCTCCTGATTTGATTGTCTCTAATTCAACTTTCAAGAAATTAGACACATTTCGTTTAGCCACTTCAAAAGCCAAGAGGTTGCGCCCTTTTTTGATTTCACCTTCTTTGTAAACCAGCTTGAATTGTTTTAAAACTTCGGCTTCCAAAAGCTTGAAGCATTCTAAAATATCATTTTCAGATAAAAACTTCCCAATAAAAGGAGTGTACAAAGCCTCTAAGGTTTCGTGAATAATTGTCCCCAAGGTATTCAACGCAATATTTTCTTCCACTTCTTCCACTTCACTAACACGTAAAATCTTTTGGAAATAAAACTGCATCGGATTCCGAATATAACTCGTCAATGCCGAAGGTGAAAATCCTTTTTCAGCAATTTCTTTTAGGCGCTCCATTACTAATGGTGATTTTTCGACAGCCATTGGTCTATATGCGGTTTCAGGAACTACCGCATTGTATATTTCATGTGACAGTGTATGATTGGGTTGTTTTTCAACCTCTAGTTGCGTAATAAATCGGCTTTTCTCACCTGCGTCGAGTCCGTCACTTTCTGTGT is from Flavobacterium sp. NG2 and encodes:
- a CDS encoding succinate dehydrogenase cytochrome b subunit, producing MAKSGLLKSSIAKKVAMALSGLFLMLFLAQHFLINMTSVISADLFNAISHFMGTNPLIQFVIQPILIVGVIFHFIMGFTLDLQNRKARPVNYASYNGAANASWASRNMIISGSVILAFLALHFYDFWFPEMIYKYVEFNPADETRYFHELAEKFVNPVRTGLYSLSFILLSLHLQHGFSSSFQSVGANNKYTKGMKNFGLWFSIIVPLGFVFIALFHHFNH
- a CDS encoding aminopeptidase P family protein, with protein sequence MKYAPISSNLFIKNRKKFTTQMKPSSVAIFNSNDIYPVSADSTLPFAQHRDIFYLSGIDQEESILLLFPDAPYAHQKEMLFLKETNEHIAIWEGAKLTKEQAFDVSGIKTIHWLTDFEKVLAELMSYSETIYINTNEHYRATIETETREARFVKWWKEKYPAHIVAKSNPILQRLRSVKEQEEIDLIQQACNITEKGFRRILPFVKPNVMEYEIEAEFIHEFIRNRSKGFAYTPIIASGNSANVLHYIENNKACKADELILMDVAAEYANYSSDLTRTIPVSGRYSDRQKAVYNAVLRVKNEATKMLKPGVLWKEYSAEVGKIMTSELLGLGLLDKADVQNENPEWPAYKKYFMHGTSHHMGLDTHDYGILTEPMQANMVFTVEPGIYIPKEGFGIRIEDNVVIQEKGEPFNLMQNIPIEVEEIETLMNT
- a CDS encoding TIGR00266 family protein; amino-acid sequence: MTAHEIDYQIFGEEMQYVEIELDPQEIVIAEAGSFMMMDNNIQMQTIFGDGSDQQSGIFGKLLSAGKRVLTGESLFMTAFINQNFGKAKVSFASPYPGKILPIDLTQFGGKFICQKSSFLCAAKGVAVGIEFSKKLGRGLFGGEGFIMQKIEGDGMAFVHSGGTMAKKELGPGEILKVDTGCIIGFTQDVDYDIEFIGGIRNSVFGGEGLFYATLRGPGTVYIQSLPFSRLADRIIASAPKAGGESRGEGSLLGGLGNLLDGDNRF
- a CDS encoding AbiH family protein, whose protein sequence is MNRLVIIGNGFDLAHGLPTSYKDFIDDYIVEKVNIFLTDRVYEDKLISIKSNNSYPFKEKPNLNSIIEVNNWLKRYADYVRMSYKSLFLKRLQNKFDKINWVDIESEYFDSLLELRYGNGEFEYKRVNDLNDEFDYLRALLEKYLKKVETEKSFITKSEYQNQFCGLIKKEDVVLKKMETDVEPKELLFLNFNYTNTLDSYFQKCSRRITTNLNYIHGELNNSYNPLIFGFGDEFNIHYKNFEEEKNNILFRHIKSFGYFNTQNYHNLIRFLDSDDFQVYIFGHSCGLSDRTMLKEIFENERCISIKIFYYQREDGTNDFIEKTMEISRHFENKGLMRKKIVPFPMSKKM
- a CDS encoding alpha/beta hydrolase yields the protein MKNILHKNTNIAFSDSGKGTAIVLLHGFLENQKMWDAFVPEFSKKHRVITIDLLGHGETECMGYVHSMENNAEAVHAVLTHLRIRKAIFAGHSMGGYVALAFAELFPEMMKGLVLLNSTSRADSEERKLNRDRAIKAVKQSYVNFIRMSIANLFSEDNRERLDTEIENVKKEALKTPLQGIVASLEGMKIRIDREVLLHLTPYPKMLILGEKDPVLNYNESLEQIEDTDVKLVSFPDGHMSHIENQDELIAVLLGFFKTV